The Deinobacterium chartae genome contains a region encoding:
- the coaBC gene encoding bifunctional phosphopantothenoylcysteine decarboxylase/phosphopantothenate--cysteine ligase CoaBC: MNVLVVVSASIAAVKAPALLRRLREAGFAVRVIATRSALEFITELSLATAADGPVHTDTGWFAAQPGAQHLELARFADLTVVVSASADLMARAAHGRADDLAAATLLCVRGPVLWVPAMNPSMWEHPATAANRARLEAYGHTFLGPVFGRLGTRGEGEGFGRMAEPERIVLEVQRLLSLKDLAGRHVLVTAGPTREYLDPVRFISNPSSGKMGFAVAERALARGARVTLVSGPSHLEAPPGAELVRVESALEMQAACEAAWDSVDIGVLTAAVADYRAAQRSGEKQAKAAGPLSVELVPNPDIAAGLGARKGARVLVGFAMETHAGVERAAGKASRKNLDFILLNYPTREGSGFGGDDNEVTLVTPSGEAQAWPRLSKLEVADRLLDQAVAGLRAKQQPV; encoded by the coding sequence ATGAACGTCTTGGTCGTCGTCTCGGCCTCGATCGCGGCGGTCAAGGCTCCCGCGCTGCTGCGCCGCCTGCGCGAGGCCGGGTTCGCCGTGCGGGTGATCGCCACCCGCAGCGCTCTCGAGTTCATCACCGAACTCTCGCTGGCCACCGCCGCGGACGGCCCGGTTCATACCGACACCGGCTGGTTCGCGGCGCAGCCCGGAGCGCAGCACCTCGAGCTGGCCCGCTTTGCAGACCTCACCGTGGTGGTCTCGGCCTCGGCGGACCTGATGGCGCGCGCGGCCCATGGCCGCGCCGACGATCTGGCTGCGGCCACGCTGCTGTGCGTGCGCGGCCCGGTGCTGTGGGTTCCGGCCATGAATCCCAGCATGTGGGAGCACCCGGCGACCGCGGCGAACCGCGCCCGCCTCGAGGCGTACGGACACACTTTCCTGGGTCCGGTGTTCGGGCGTCTGGGCACGCGCGGCGAGGGCGAGGGCTTCGGGCGCATGGCCGAACCGGAACGGATCGTCCTCGAGGTGCAGCGCCTCTTGTCCCTCAAGGACCTCGCCGGACGGCACGTGCTGGTCACCGCCGGGCCGACCCGCGAGTACCTCGACCCGGTGCGCTTTATCAGCAACCCCTCGTCGGGCAAGATGGGCTTTGCGGTGGCCGAGCGTGCGCTGGCGCGCGGGGCGCGCGTGACCCTGGTCAGCGGCCCCAGCCACCTCGAGGCACCGCCGGGAGCCGAGCTGGTGCGGGTCGAGAGTGCGCTGGAGATGCAGGCTGCCTGCGAGGCCGCCTGGGACTCGGTGGACATCGGGGTGCTGACGGCGGCGGTGGCGGACTACCGCGCGGCCCAGCGGTCCGGCGAGAAGCAGGCCAAGGCTGCCGGGCCGCTCAGCGTGGAGCTGGTTCCCAACCCGGACATCGCGGCGGGTCTGGGAGCGCGCAAGGGGGCGCGCGTGCTGGTCGGCTTTGCCATGGAGACGCACGCGGGCGTGGAACGCGCAGCCGGCAAGGCCAGCCGCAAGAACCTCGACTTTATTCTGCTGAATTACCCCACGCGTGAGGGCAGCGGTTTTGGCGGCGATGACAACGAGGTCACGCTGGTGACACCTTCGGGCGAAGCCCAGGCGTGGCCGCGCCTTTCGAAACTCGAGGTGGCCGACCGTCTGCTGGACCAGGCCGTAGCGGGCTTGCGCGCTAAGCAGCAGCCCGTATAA
- the rpoZ gene encoding DNA-directed RNA polymerase subunit omega, giving the protein MAEKNIDKLLSLTDSKYRLSVVTAKRALQLRGGTPSVLPVEQRAKIRNLVTVAMRELAQDKLIIGENLIDEERLNHDLNRQRQAQQAAAAAERPTTE; this is encoded by the coding sequence ATGGCTGAAAAGAACATCGACAAGCTGCTGTCGCTGACCGACAGCAAGTACCGACTCTCCGTCGTTACCGCCAAGCGCGCGCTGCAGTTGCGCGGCGGCACCCCCAGTGTCTTGCCGGTCGAACAGCGCGCCAAGATCCGCAACCTCGTCACGGTCGCGATGCGCGAACTGGCCCAGGACAAGCTGATCATCGGCGAGAACCTGATCGACGAGGAGCGCCTGAACCACGATCTCAACCGTCAGCGTCAGGCCCAGCAGGCCGCTGCGGCCGCCGAGCGCCCCACCACCGAATAA